Proteins from one Naumovozyma castellii chromosome 3, complete genome genomic window:
- the CSC1 gene encoding Csc1p (ancestral locus Anc_8.400), with protein sequence MMEHFRNINLYLQKANAELSFGDDDSHDFRKPTAMVVTTQLTIATLLGLFALLSFSILLKKMPKLYASRKYKDGGSLGLPSWNENLLFGWLTKLYEINDKQVLEYAGLDAFVFLGFFKMCIKLLASYCFFSICIISPIRYHFTGEYDDGSDNNKFGLMKRYLKVSQDMPIEAPERANLYLWMYVIFTYFFTFLAIHMLLTQTKLTVSTRQSYLGRQNTITDRTIRLSGIPIELRDMQALKNRIEQLKIGTVSSITICREWGPLNNLFHYREKVLKLLELKYSECPPHLRSRESYPETYHLGRDDETPTTLPDVSNAEPGDEEDNTLYAEVSLKERPTMKVGLFGLFGEKIDAIDHLESQLKFIDQEINDARKKHYSATPTAFVTMDSVANAQMAAQAVLDPRVHYFITRLAPAPHDIKWDNVCLSRKDRLTKIYSVTVFIGLSSIFLIIPVSYLATLLNLKSISRFWPSLGKILKEHRWAENLVTGLLPTYIFTLLNVGIPYFYEYLTSLQGLVSYSEEEISLVSKNFFYIFVNLFLVFTLAGTASNYWGYLSDTTKIAYQLATSVKEFSLFYVDLIILQGIGMFPFKLLLAGSLIGFPLVKIQAKTPRQRKELYNPPIFNFGLQLPQPILILIITLLYSVMSTRILVSGLAYFIIGFYVYKYQLIYATDHLPHSTGKVWPLIFRRVILGILLFQLTMTGTLAGFDGGWILSSWLFPLPFITLSYWWDFEKNYLPLSHYIALSSIREHERDNSLVCSPVETESYEYPYLVDGLESPQMS encoded by the coding sequence ATGATGGAACATTTCCGGAATATAAATCTGTACCTACAGAAGGCGAATGCTGAGCTGAGCTTcggtgatgatgattcgCATGATTTCAGGAAACCTACAGCAATGGTGGTAACAACACAACTTACCATTGCTACGTTACTCGGACTATTTGCGTTGTTATCATTTTCTATACTTCTTAAGAAGATGCCAAAGTTATATGCCAGtagaaaatataaagacGGTGGAAGTCTTGGGTTGCCATCGTGGAATGAAAACCTGCTGTTTGGCTGGTTAACTAAATTATATGAGATCAATGATAAGCAGGTATTAGAGTATGCTGGGCTGGATGCGTTTGTGTTCTTAGGATTTTTCAAGATGTGTATTAAGCTATTGGCCTCGTACTGCTTTTTCTCCATCTGCATAATCTCGCCGATTCGATATCATTTTACAGGGGAATATGATGATGGatctgataataataaatttggaCTCATGAAAAGGTACCTCAAAGTTAGTCAGGATATGCCAATTGAGGCACCAGAGAGGGCTAATTTATATTTGTGGATGTATGTGATATTTACATACTTTTTCACTTTCCTTGCAATTCATATGCTATTAACTCAAACTAAATTGACTGTGAGTACTAGACAGTCATATCTAGGAAGGCAAAACACTATAACAGATAGAACTATTAGATTGTCAGGGATCCCTATTGAGCTACGTGACATGCAAGCTCTGAAAAATagaattgaacaattgaagatcGGGACGGTCTCTTCAATTACCATTTGTAGGGAGTGGGGTCccttaaataatttattccaTTACAGAGAAAAGGTTTTAAAATTGttagaattgaaatattcagAATGCCCACCTCACTTACGCTCTCGTGAATCGTACCCTGAAACCTATCACTTGGGGAGAGATGATGAAACACCGACCACCCTCCCAGATGTTAGTAATGCTGAACCTGGTgacgaagaagataatACTTTGTATGCAGAGGTAAGTTTGAAAGAGAGACCAACCATGAAGGTGGGGTTGTTTGGATTGTTTGGAGAGAAGATCGACGCCATTGATCATTTGGAAAGTCAATTAAAGTTCATAGATCAGGAGATAAACGATGCAAGAAAAAAGCATTATTCAGCAACCCCAACGGCATTCGTTACCATGGACTCCGTGGCGAATGCACAAATGGCAGCACAAGCTGTTTTAGATCCTCGTGTTCACTATTTTATTACCAGATTGGCACCTGCTCCTCATGACATAAAGTGGGATAATGTTTGTTTGTCAAGAAAGGATAGATTGACCAAGATCTACTCTGTAACTGTATTTATTGGTCTATCCAGTatatttttgattattCCTGTCTCCTATTTAGCTACCTTATTGAACTTGAAGTCTATTTCTAGGTTTTGGCCAAGTTTGGGTAAGATTTTAAAGGAACATCGTTGGGCAGAGAATCTTGTAACAGGATTATTACCAACATATATTTTCACACTGTTAAACGTTGGAATTCCATATTTCTACGAATATCTAACGTCTCTACAAGGGTTGGTATCTTATAGTGAAGAGGAAATTTCATTAGTCTCCAAGAActttttttatattttcgTCAACTTGTTCCTGGTCTTTACATTGGCAGGGACTGCTTCTAACTATTGGGGTTATTTAAGTGATACTACGAAAATTGCATATCAATTGGCTACATCCGTGAAagaattttcattattttatGTGGATTTGATTATATTACAAGGTATAGGTATGTTTCCCTTCAAATTGTTATTGGCTGGTAGTCTAATTGGATTCCCCTTAGTGAAGATTCAAGCTAAGACCCCAAGACAAAGGAAGGAACTTTATAACCCAccaattttcaattttggaTTACAATTACCTCAACCAATATTGATACTGATCATCACTTTGTTATACAGTGTAATGAGTACTAGAATTCTTGTATCAGGATTGGCCTATTTTATAATTGGATTTTATGTTTACAAGTATCAACTAATTTATGCTACGGATCATCTACCTCATTCCACGGGGAAAGTGTGGCCGTTGATATTTAGGAGAGTCATATTAggaattttattattccaattaaCGATGACAGGTACTCTTGCAGGGTTCGATGGTGGATGGATTTTATCATCATGGTTGTTCCCTCTGCCATTTATTACTTTGAGTTATTGGTgggattttgaaaagaattaCCTACCATTGTCGCATTATATTGCGTTAAGTTCTATTCGTGAACATGAGAGAGATAATTCATTGGTTTGCTCCCCGGTGGAAACTGAATCTTATGAATATCCTTATTTGGTGGATGGACTTGAGTCTCCTCAAATGAGCTAA
- the ARV1 gene encoding sterol homeostasis protein ARV1 (ancestral locus Anc_8.399) translates to MICIECCHPTDSLYTVYSNHHIQLTDCKNCHNVVDRYVEIDNVLLFIDLLLLKHDAYRHLVYNSLEETLLKYDQWKPITSLSVLTTNVRNWILKFDQLNRLWILLLTFEIYLMWVTEEQKKPWSRSLLTGKVLLCEVQYQYLYFALYCLIDISIFHYLTQFCIISWIKWGQNINFAKHIISYTILISYCAKIFPILMLIWPYDTILSMSIIKWIANIYIVEALRIVTRLPYWKILGILLFVSLCRFVLATPILIFLTCLATNDFDYFTTYLYSEVVMELYWLNSLKKYFFL, encoded by the coding sequence ATGATTTGCATTGAATGTTGCCATCCGACGGACTCTTTATACACGGTGTATTCCAATCATCACATCCAGTTGACCGATTGCAAGAACTGCCATAATGTAGTGGATAGATATGTGGAAATAGATAATGTACTGCTCTTCATTgatcttttattattgaaacatGATGCTTATAGACATCTCGTCTACAATTCACTGGAAGAGACATTGTTGAAATATGATCAATGGAAACCTATCACTAGCCTATCTGTATTGACCACAAACGTGAGAAATTggattttaaaatttgaCCAGCTAAATAGGTTATGGATCCTGTTACTTacctttgaaatttatttaatgtGGGTTactgaagaacaaaaaaagCCTTGGTCCCGATCATTATTGACAGGGAAAGTGCTTTTATGCGAGGTTCAATACcaatatctttattttgcTCTATATTGTTTGATTGATATATCCatattccattatttgACACAATTCTGTATTATATCATGGATAAAGTGGGGTCAAAATATAAACTTTGCCAAACATATCATATCGTACACCATTTTAATATCATATTGCGCTAAGATATTCCCAATATTAATGCTAATTTGGCCTTATGATACCATATTATCAATGAGTATAATCAAATGGATTGCCAATATTTATATTGTCGAGGCATTAAGAATAGTAACACGATTACCATATTGGAAGATACTTGGTATCCTCTTATTTGTATCATTGTGTCGATTCGTTTTAGCAACTCCCATTTTGATCTTCCTAACCTGTCTAGCTACCAATGACTTTGATTACTTTACGACTTATTTGTATTCTGAAGTAGTAATGGAATTATACTGGCTTaactctttgaaaaaatatttctttctatAA
- the GPN3 gene encoding putative signal sequence-binding GTPase GPN3 (ancestral locus Anc_8.397), whose amino-acid sequence MSRVGVLVLGPAGAGKSTFCNSIISHMQTIGRRAHIVNLDPAAEPNQYEFTIDIRDLISLDDVMEELELGPNGALIYCFEYLLKNMDWLDEEIGDYNDEYLIFDCPGQIELYTHIPVLPNIVRHLQGQLNFSLCATYLLEAPFVIDTSKFFSGALSAMSAMILLELPHINVLSKLDLIKGEYNRKKLKRFLNPDSNLLGNEIDAEMNPKFHRLNQCIANLVDDFGMVQFLPLEARNPESVATILSYIDDVTQWAEAQEQKEPNDQIDVEEM is encoded by the coding sequence ATGTCTAGAGTAGGTGTATTAGTCCTTGGCCCAGCTGGTGCCGGTAAGAGTACGTTTTGTAACTCTATCATTTCCCATATGCAAACTATTGGCCGTAGAGCCCATATCGTGAATTTGGATCCTGCTGCTGAACCTAATCAATATGAATTCACTATCGACATTAGAGATTTGATCTCGCTAGATGATGTCATGGAAGAACTAGAGTTGGGACCCAACGGGGCTTTAATCTACTGTTTTGAATATCTCTTAAAGAATATGGATTGgttagatgaagaaattggcGACTACaatgatgaatatttaatcTTCGATTGTCCGGGACAGATTGAACTGTACACACACATCCCAGTACTACCCAACATTGTTCGTCATCTACAAGGACAATTAAACTTTAGTTTATGTGCAACATACCTTTTAGAGGCACCCTTCGTGATAGATACGTCAAAGTTCTTTAGTGGTGCTCTATCGGCAATGTCTGCAATGATCCTATTGGAATTGCCACATATAAATGTGTTAAGTAAATTGGATTTGATCAAAGGAGAATACAACAgaaagaaactgaaaagatTCTTAAATCCTGATTCGAACCTGTTAGGTAATGAGATTGATGCCGAGATGAACCCTAAATTCCATCGCTTAAATCAATGTATTGCCAATCTAGTTGATGATTTTGGTATGGTTCAATTTCTACCCTTAGAGGCAAGAAACCCAGAGAGTGTAGCCACTATTTTATCTTATATTGACGATGTGACGCAATGGGCGGAAGCGCAAGAACAAAAGGAGCCCAACGATCAAATAGACGTAGAGGAGATGTAG
- the RVB1 gene encoding RuvB family ATP-dependent DNA helicase pontin (ancestral locus Anc_8.395), with translation MKDPDIKILKAHKTKESGTYNYIERMVTITEVNNDSNSNSASASSGSAARTAAHTHIKGLGLDETGVAKNVEGGFVGQIEAREACGVIVDLIKAKKMSGRAILLAGGPSTGKTALALAISQELGPKVPFCPLVGSELYSVEVKKTEALMENFRRAIGLRIKETKEVYEGEVTELTPEDAENPLGGYGKTISHVVVGLKSAKGSKTLRLDPSIYESIQKEKVNVGDVIYIEANTGAVKRVGRSDAYATEFDLETEEYVPLPKGEVHKKKEIVQDVTLHDLDIANSRPQGGQDVVSMMGQLLKPKKTEITEKLRQEVNKVVAKYIDQGVAELVPGVLFIDEVNMLDIEIFTYLNRALESNIAPVVVLASNRGMTTVRGTEDVVSPHGVPPDLIDRLLIVRTLPYNKEEIRSIIERRAKVENLDVVPESLDLLATLGTETSLRYVLQLLSPAGILADTAGRKEILVSDIEEAKFLFLDAKRSTKILETTANYL, from the coding sequence ATGAAGGATCCtgatattaaaatattaaaggCCCATAAAACTAAAGAAAGTGGCACATATAATTACATTGAAAGAATGGTAACTATTACTGAAGTGAACAACGACTCAAACTCAAATTCTGCCTCCGCTTCCAGCGGTTCTGCCGCTCGTACAGCAGCTCATACACATATTAAAGGTCTGGGACTTGACGAGACAGGTGTGGCCAAGAATGTGGAAGGAGGGTTCGTAGGACAAATTGAAGCCCGTGAAGCATGTGGTGTTATTGTGGACTTAATTAAAGCCAAAAAGATGTCAGGAAGAGCTATTCTTTTAGCCGGTGGTCCATCTACTGGTAAAACGGCACTTGCCTTAGCAATCTCTCAGGAATTGGGACCTAAAGTTCCATTCTGTCCACTAGTTGGGAGTGAATTATATTCCGTTGAAGTCAAGAAGACAGAAGCAttgatggaaaatttcagaaGGGCAATTGGGTtaagaattaaagaaacaaaggAAGTCTATGAAGGTGAAGTTACAGAATTGACTCCAGAAGATGCAGAAAATCCATTAGGTGGGTATGGGAAGACTATTTCCCATGTTGTAGTAGGGTTAAAGTCTGCTAAGGGTAGTAAAACCTTAAGATTAGATCCTTCCATTTATGAAAGTATTCAAAAGGAGAAGGTTAACGTGGGAGATGTTATCTATATTGAGGCCAACACAGGTGCAGTAAAAAGAGTTGGTAGATCAGATGCCTATGCTACAGAATTTGATTTAGAAACGGAAGAATATGTTCCATTACCAAAGGGAGAAGTTCataagaaaaaggaaatcGTCCAAGATGTTACTTTACATGATCTAGATATCGCCAATTCAAGACCTCAAGGTGGCCAAGACGTAGTCTCCATGATGGGTCAATTACTAAAACCAAAGAAGACTGAGATAACTGAAAAGCTAAGACAAGAAGTGAATAAAGTGGTGgcaaaatatattgatcAAGGTGTAGCAGAATTAGTTCCAGGTGTTTTATTCATTGACGAAGTTAACATGTTGGacattgaaatatttacataTTTGAATAGAGCCCTTGAGTCAAATATTGCTCCAGTGGTAGTCTTAGCATCAAATAGAGGTATGACAACAGTACGTGGTACTGAGGATGTTGTATCTCCACATGGTGTTCCACCTGATTTGATTGACAGATTATTGATTGTGCGTACTTTACCATACAATAAGGAGGAGATTCGTAgcattattgaaagaagagCTAAAGTGGAAAACTTGGACGTGGTACCAGAATCATTAGATCTGTTGGCAACTTTAGGGACAGAAACTTCATTACGTTATGTTTTACAGCTTCTATCACCTGCAGGAATATTAGCCGATACTGCTGGACGTAAAGAGATACTGGTTAgtgatattgaagaagcaaaGTTCTTATTTTTGGATGCCAAGAGATCTACAAAAATACTGGAAACCACTGCAAACTATTTGTAA
- the SLY1 gene encoding syntaxin-binding protein (ancestral locus Anc_8.394), with the protein MLFLNKETADTNLEDTFNDQELLWKVLVLDKKSTAIVSSILRVNDLLKAGVTVHSLIKQDRAPLPDVPVVYFVSPSQENIDIIVQDLKDDKYSDFYVNFTSTLDRELLEAFAQQVAITGKSEKIKQVFDQYLDFIVTEPELFSLELPNSYALLNSPSASEESINTLCDSIADGLFNSVMTTKSIPIIRAPSGGPAEMIAEKLGRKLRDYVINTKSSTSSTSLTNTDSFERSVLIILDRKIDFACMFSHSWIYQCMVFDIFKLSRNTITIPVKNESGEVTEKRFDIEPTDFFWNENSHLPFPEAAENVEIALSDYKNEAAEITKRTGVTNLTDLDPNSANDTTQIQEAVKKLPELTARKNIIDTHMNIFGSLLSELETKNLDKFFEIEQNVDGSKLKTQFLEILNDNKTNNLEDKMRSFIVLFLTSEKGLSKDFISDVEKYFASNEYDISALKYVYKLREFMQLSNMSLQNKSLEDGNNNGNKSAKTGNLSLSGLYGLTEGSLQGGVGSLISGIKKLLPEKKTIPITNVVEAIMDPLNSSQKNLETTDSYLYIDPRITRGSHTKKPKRQSYHKSLVFVVGGGNYFEYQNLQEWAHSQLHNPKKVMYGSTTITTPDEFLKEISELGSA; encoded by the coding sequence ATGTTATTCCTCAATAAAGAGACGGCCGACACAAATCTGGAGGATACGTTTAACGATCAAGAATTACTTTGGAAAGTATTGGTATTGGACAAGAAGAGTACGGCCATTGTCTCCTCCATTTTACGTGTCAATGACTTGTTGAAAGCTGGCGTCACAGTacattcattaataaaacAGGATAGAGCACCATTACCGGATGTACCAGTCGTTTATTTCGTATCGCCATCGCAGGAAAATATCGATATTATTGTTCAAGACTTAAAAGATGACAAATATTCCGATTTCTACGTTAATTTTACTTCCACTCTAGACAGAGAGTTATTAGAAGCCTTTGCACAACAAGTGGCAATTACAGGAAAGTCGGAGAAGATCAAACAGGTTTTTGATCAATATTTAGACTTTATTGTAACTGAACCTGAATTGTTTTCCTTAGAATTGCCCAACTCATATGCATTACTAAACTCTCCATCTGCCTCAGAAGAATCAATTAATACCTTATGTGATAGTATTGCCGATGGGTTATTCAATTCCGTAATGACAACAAAATCAATCCCCATCATTAGAGCACCAAGTGGGGGACCTGCAGAAATGATAGCAGAGAAATTAGGTAGAAAGCTACGTGACTATGTTATTAATACCAAGTCTTCCACTAGTTCGACATCATTGACTAATACTGATTCTTTTGAAAGGAGTGTCCTGATTATTCTGGATAGAAAAATCGATTTCGCATGTATGTTTTCTCACTCGTGGATTTATCAATGTATGGTCtttgatatatttaaattatcaagaaaTACTATTACTATCCCTGTGAAAAATGAATCTGGTGAAGTAACAGAAAAGAGATTTGATATCGAACCAACTGATTTCTTCTGGAATGAGAATTCTCATTTACCTTTCCCTGAAGCTGCTGAAAATGTGGAAATTGCCCTATCAGATTACAAAAATGAAGCTGCAGAAATAACTAAGAGAACAGGCGTCACTAACCTAACTGATTTGGATCCAAATTCTGCAAATGATACAACGCAAATCCAAGAAGCAGTCAAGAAATTGCCGGAATTGACAGCcagaaagaatattattgatacacatatgaatatatttggatCTCTGCTATCAGAATTGGAAACCAAAAATTTGGACAAATTCTTcgaaattgaacaaaacGTGGACGGAtctaaattgaaaactCAATTCCTAgaaatattaaatgataaCAAGACTAATAATCTAGAAGACAAGATGAGATCCTTTATTGTACTATTCTTGACTTCAGAAAAAGGTTTATCAAAGGACTTTATCTCAGATgtggaaaaatattttgcatCAAATGAATATGACATCAGCGCATTGAAATATGTTTATAAATTAAGAGAGTTTATGCAATTATCCAACATGAGTTTACAAAATAAATCTTTAGAAGATGGTAACAACAATGGGAATAAATCTGCTAAAACAGGTAACTTATCACTTTCTGGATTATATGGGCTAACCGAAGGAAGTCTTCAAGGTGGTGTCGGTAGTTTAATATCGGGTATCAAGAAACTACTACCTGAGAAGAAAACTATTCCAATAACAAATGTTGTCGAAGCCATTATGGACCCTCTAAATAGTTCacaaaaaaatttagagACCACAGATAGTTATCTGTACATAGATCCACGTATTACTAGAGGTTCACATACAAAAAAACCCAAAAGACAATCATACCATAAATCTTTAGTATTTGTCGTTGGTGGTGgtaattattttgaataccaaaatcttcaagaatGGGCACATTCTCAATTACATAATCCAAAGAAGGTTATGTATGGTAGTACCACAATCACTACTCCAGACGAATTTTTGAAGGAAATATCAGAACTAGGCTCTGCCTAA
- the CCT6 gene encoding chaperonin-containing T-complex subunit CCT6 (ancestral locus Anc_8.393), which translates to MSLQLLNPKAESLRRDAALKVNVTSAEGLQSVLETNLGPKGTLKMLVDGAGNIKLTKDGKVLLTEMQIQSPTAVLIARAAAAQDEITGDGTTTVVCLVGELLRQAYRFIQEGVHPRIITDGFEIARKESLNFLDDFKIAREGDVDREFLLQVARSSLSTKVNPELTEVLSPIVTDAVLNVSHNNAQNAMDLHMIEIMQMQHLSPKDTKFVRGLVLDHGGRHPDMPTRVENAHVLILNVSLEYEKTEVNSGFFYSSADQRDKLAASERKFVDEKLKKIIDLKNEVCGLDSTNGFVIVNQKGIDPMSLDILAKHNILALRRAKRRNMERLQLVTGGEAQNSVDDLSPSILGYSGLVYQETIGEEKFTYVTENKDPKSCTILIKGSTHYALSQTKDAVRDGLRAVANVLKDRNVVPGAGAYFIAAANHLKKCNMTKLGAKGKTKTGVEAFAEALLVIPKTLVKNSGYDALDVLALCEDELDDAADSEERRYVGVDLNIGDTCDPTIEGIWDSYRVIRNAISGAAGIASNLLLCDELLRAGRSTLKEAGPQ; encoded by the coding sequence ATGTCACTACAATTGTTGAATCCAAAGGCAGAATCTCTAAGAAGAGATGCCGCTTTGAAAGTGAACGTCACATCCGCAGAGGGTCTTCAATCCGTTCTTGAGACTAATCTAGGTCCAAAGGGGACTCTAAAGATGCTTGTTGATGGTGCTGGGAATATTAAGTTAACTAAGGATGGGAAAGTGTTACTTACTGAAATGCAAATCCAATCACCAACTGCAGTATTAATTGCTCGTGCCGCTGCAGCACAGGATGAAATCACCGGTGATGGGACCACCACCGTGGTTTGTCTGGTCGGTGAATTGTTGAGACAAGCTTATCGTTTCATTCAAGAAGGTGTGCATCCCAGAATCATTACTGATGGGTTTGAAATTGCTAGAAAggaatctttgaatttcttggatgattttaaaattgCCAGAGAAGGAGATGTGGATAGAGAATTCTTATTACAAGTGGCTAGATCTTCATTATCCACTAAAGTGAATCCAGAACTGACTGAAGTGCTAAGTCCTATTGTTACCGATGCCGTGTTGAATGTGTCTCATAATAATGCCCAAAATGCGATGGATCTTCATATGATAGAAATTATGCAAATGCAACATTTATCTCCTAAGGATACTAAGTTCGTAAGAGGTCTGGTATTAGATCATGGTGGTAGACATCCAGATATGCCAACGAGAGTGGAAAATGCACATGTATTAATCTTAAATGTTTCCTTAGAATATGAAAAGACCGAAGTTAACTCTGGGTTCTTTTACAGTTCAGCTGACCAAAGAGACAAATTAGCTGCCAGCGAAAGAAAGTTTGtggatgaaaaattaaagaagattatCGATTTGAAAAACGAAGTTTGCGGACTGGATTCAACCAATGGGTTTGTCATTGTCAATCAAAAGGGTATTGATCCAATGTCATTAGATATTTTAGCTAAACATAATATCTTAGCACTAAGGAGAGCAAAGAGACGTAATATGGAAAGATTACAATTGGTTACTGGAGGTGAAGCCCAAAATTCCGTAGATGATTTATCACCATCTATATTAGGTTACTCAGGTTTAGTGTATCAAGAAACCATTGGTGAAGAGAAATTTACTTATGTTACCGAAAATAAAGATCCTAAATCATGTACTATCCTAATCAAGGGTTCCACCCACTATGCGTTAAGTCAAACAAAGGATGCCGTTAGAGATGGTCTTAGAGCTGTGGCCAACGTGTTAAAGGATAGAAATGTTGTCCCAGGTGCAGGTGCATACTTTATTGCTGCCGCAAATCACTTGAAGAAATGTAATATGACCAAATTAGGTGCCAAGGGTAAGACTAAGACAGGTGTGGAAGCATTTGCCGAAGCACTATTGGTCATTCCAAAGACTTTAGTAAAAAATTCTGGTTACGATGCTCTTGACGTTCTTGCATTGTGTGAGGATGAACTAGACGATGCTGCAGATTCTGAGGAACGTAGATACGTGGGTGTTGATCTAAATATCGGTGACACCTGTGATCCAACCATTGAAGGGATCTGGGATTCCTACCGTGTTATCAGAAACGCTATAAGTGGTGCTGCTGGTATTGCCAGTAACCTCTTATTATGTGATGAGTTACTAAGAGCCGGTAGATCCACCTTGAAGGAGGCAGGACCACAATAG
- the MAP1 gene encoding methionine aminopeptidase MAP1 (ancestral locus Anc_8.392) produces MTAETATIEKTYCAGLQCGKETTSQLKCPICLKAGIVSIFCDETCFKENYKSHKALHYKEGEEGDEKSSYDPFPKFNYRGDVRPHYPLTPKRYVPEDIPKPDWAANGLPIEEQRNDRLNKIPIYNKNEIKKIRKACMYGREVLDIAAAAVRPGITTDEIDEIVHNETIKRGCYPSPLNYYNFPKSVCTSINEVICHGIPDKTVLKEGDIVNLDVSLYYEGMHADLNETYYVGENISKEAINTVETARECLKLAIKHCKPGVTFQELGDHIEKHALENKCSVVRTYCGHGVGKFFHCSPNVPHYANNRTAGVMKPGMVFTIEPMINEGTWKDVTWPDDWTSTTQDGKRSAQFEHSLLITETGVEILSARNKKSPGGPRCRTK; encoded by the coding sequence ATGACCGCTGAAACTGCTACAATTGAAAAGACATACTGTGCTGGTCTCCAATGTGGGAAGGAAACCACCTCTCAACTGAAGTGTCCCATTTGTTTGAAGGCTGGAATCGTATCAATCTTTTGTGATGAGACatgtttcaaagaaaattataaatCTCACAAGGCCTTGCATTACAAAGAAGGCGAAGAAGGTGATGAAAAGTCTTCATACGATCCATTCCCTAAGTTCAACTATAGAGGTGACGTGAGACCACATTATCCATTGACTCCAAAGAGGTATGTTCCTGAAGATATCCCAAAGCCAGACTGGGCTGCTAATGGGTTACCAATAGAAGAACAGAGAAATGATAGATTGAACAAGATTCCTATTTATAATAAGAATGAGATCAAGAAGATCAGAAAGGCATGTATGTACGGGAGAGAAGTTCTTGAtattgctgctgctgcGGTAAGACCCGGTATTACCACTGATGAAATAGATGAAATAGTTCATAATGAAACTATTAAGAGAGGTTGTTATCCATCTCCactaaattattataaCTTCCCTAAATCTGTGTGTACCTCTATTAATGAAGTCATTTGTCATGGGATCCCAGATAAGACTGTCTTGAAAGAAGGTGACATTGTTAATCTAGATGTCTCTTTATACTACGAAGGAATGCATGCTGATTTAAATGAAACATATTACGTTGGTGAAAACATCTCCAAGGAAGCTATCAACACAGTAGAAACTGCTAGAGAATGTTTGAAATTGGCTATAAAACATTGTAAACCAGGTGTTACATTCCAAGAATTGGGTGACcatattgaaaaacatGCTCTTGAAAATAAGTGTTCCGTAGTGAGAACTTACTGTGGTCACGGTGTGGgtaaatttttccattGTTCTCCAAATGTGCCTCATTATGCCAACAATAGAACTGCCGGTGTCATGAAACCAGGTATGGTGTTTACCATTGAACCAATGATCAATGAGGGTACCTGGAAAGATGTCACTTGGCCTGATGATTGGACTTCCACTACTCAAGACGGGAAGAGAAGTGCTCAATTCGAACACTCTCTGCTGATCACGGAAACTGGTGTGGAAATCTTATCTGCAAGAAATAAGAAGTCCCCAGGTGGTCCAAGATGTAGAACTAAATAA
- the CDD1 gene encoding cytidine deaminase (ancestral locus Anc_8.391) yields MHLNEQEPHLSIGIEEETFNELRQQAIEARSLSYSPYSHFKVGCCLLTKSNDFIKGANIENASYGATICAERTAIVKAVTGDETDKWVCLAISGESLDECITPCGICRQTLREFVDAEFPIVMFNGDGSKVKIRTLNQLLPDSFGPDNLQT; encoded by the coding sequence ATGCATCTAAATGAACAAGAACCACATCTTTCCATAGGAATTGAGGAAGAAACTTTTAACGAACTGAGACAGCAAGCAATAGAAGCCCGCTCCTTATCTTACTCACCCTATTCTCATTTCAAAGTCGGATGCTGTCTATTAACCAAATCAAATGACTTTATAAAGGGTGCTAACATTGAAAACGCAAGTTATGGTGCCACCATTTGTGCAGAGAGGACTGCCATAGTAAAGGCAGTGACTGGGGATGAAACTGATAAATGGGTTTGCCTGGCCATATCAGGTGAATCTCTTGATGAATGTATTACACCTTGTGGGATATGTAGACAAACTCTTAGGGAATTTGTTGATGCAGAGTTTCCCATAGTTATGTTCAATGGAGATGGTTCCAAAGTTAAAATTCGGACTTTGAATCAACTTTTACCTGACAGTTTTGGGCCTGATAATTTACAAACTTAA